From Pseudoxanthomonas sp. CF385, a single genomic window includes:
- a CDS encoding response regulator, which produces MKKVLFVEDEEDLREMMSDALAHRGYDVGVAATGAEAIAAMRDATEFTHLITDVNMPGGVSGIDLAEAVIEAHPEVRVIIASGYQKAQLPPLPPQARFLQKPYRMHQLFAALED; this is translated from the coding sequence ATGAAGAAGGTGCTGTTCGTCGAGGACGAGGAAGACCTGCGCGAGATGATGAGCGACGCGCTCGCGCACCGCGGTTACGACGTCGGTGTCGCCGCCACCGGCGCGGAGGCCATCGCCGCCATGCGCGACGCCACCGAATTCACCCATCTGATCACCGACGTCAACATGCCCGGCGGCGTTTCCGGCATCGACCTGGCCGAGGCCGTGATCGAAGCGCATCCCGAGGTGCGGGTGATCATCGCGTCGGGCTACCAGAAGGCCCAGCTGCCTCCGCTCCCGCCGCAGGCGCGCTTCCTGCAGAAGCCGTACCGCATGCATCAGTTGTTCGCCGCGCTGGAGGATTGA
- a CDS encoding PAS domain-containing sensor histidine kinase gives MQERQDLGPATGLGDNSRQTDLLLNSVTDYAIYMLDTEGVIRSWNAGAQHIKGYAEHEVIGTHYSRFYLPEDVQADRPALNLKRAASEGRFLEEGWRLRKDGRRFRAFVVIDPIFDGGELIGFAKVTRDVTERYESEQRLIQAQHALLQSQKLEAVGKLTLGLAHDFNNLLAIVLNSLDLIGAKSQDPDIQKLVAAGLRASERGALLTRQLLTFGRGQPLAPERAQVNHLLVQSKDMFQRAAGTHVTLQLQLDNQVPAVDVDIAQFEAAVLNLVCNSRDAMPRGGAITITTSMHRERDTGAGTDEERDFVVVAVDDTGEGIPFEHQERVFEPFFTTKEVGRGSGLGLSQVFGFASQSGGFATLDSVPGSGTRVVIHLPARARENA, from the coding sequence ATGCAGGAACGTCAGGACCTGGGGCCCGCTACGGGCCTTGGCGATAATTCGCGGCAGACCGATCTGCTGTTGAATTCGGTCACCGACTACGCGATCTACATGCTGGACACCGAGGGCGTGATCCGCTCCTGGAACGCGGGCGCGCAGCACATCAAGGGCTACGCGGAACACGAAGTCATCGGCACCCATTACTCGCGCTTCTACCTGCCCGAAGACGTGCAGGCGGACCGGCCCGCGCTGAACCTGAAGCGTGCGGCCAGCGAGGGCCGCTTCCTGGAGGAGGGGTGGCGCCTGCGGAAGGACGGGCGCCGGTTCCGCGCCTTCGTGGTGATCGACCCGATCTTCGACGGCGGCGAACTGATCGGCTTCGCCAAGGTCACCCGCGACGTCACCGAACGCTACGAATCCGAACAGCGCCTGATCCAGGCGCAGCATGCGCTGCTGCAATCGCAGAAGCTCGAAGCCGTCGGCAAGCTCACGCTCGGGCTGGCGCACGACTTCAACAACCTGCTGGCGATCGTGCTCAACAGCCTGGACCTGATCGGCGCGAAGTCGCAGGACCCGGATATCCAGAAACTGGTGGCCGCGGGGCTGAGGGCGTCGGAACGCGGCGCACTGCTCACGCGGCAGCTGCTGACGTTCGGCCGCGGGCAACCGCTGGCGCCGGAACGCGCGCAGGTGAACCACCTGCTGGTGCAGTCGAAGGACATGTTCCAGCGCGCCGCCGGCACGCATGTCACCCTGCAGCTGCAGCTCGACAACCAGGTGCCCGCCGTCGACGTGGACATCGCGCAGTTCGAGGCCGCGGTGCTGAACCTGGTCTGCAACAGCCGCGATGCGATGCCGCGGGGCGGCGCCATCACCATCACAACGTCCATGCACCGCGAGCGCGACACTGGCGCCGGTACGGACGAGGAGCGGGATTTTGTCGTGGTGGCGGTCGATGACACGGGCGAGGGCATTCCCTTCGAACACCAGGAACGGGTGTTCGAACCTTTCTTCACCACGAAGGAAGTGGGGCGCGGCAGTGGGCTCGGCTTGAGCCAGGTCTTCGGCTTCGCCTCCCAGTCCGGCGGCTTCGCCACCCTGGACAGCGTGCCGGGCAGCGGCACGCGCGTGGTGATCCATCTTCCCGCCCGCGCGAGGGAGAACGCATGA
- a CDS encoding DUF2789 domain-containing protein, giving the protein MEQPVHPFSDLFAQLGLPNDNASIQQFIATHSPLPDDVSLEEAPFWSPAQAQLLREERLDDADWAMVVDRLNVALHARP; this is encoded by the coding sequence ATGGAACAGCCCGTCCATCCCTTCTCCGACCTGTTCGCCCAGTTGGGCCTGCCGAACGACAACGCCAGCATCCAGCAGTTCATCGCGACACATTCGCCCTTGCCCGACGACGTGAGCCTGGAAGAAGCGCCGTTCTGGTCGCCTGCACAGGCGCAGCTGCTGCGTGAGGAGCGCCTCGACGACGCCGACTGGGCGATGGTGGTCGATCGGCTCAACGTGGCGCTGCACGCCCGTCCATAA